The genomic stretch GGCATCTTTGTGGTGCTCTCTTCCGCCGTTCCGCTGGCGGGTCCCGCGGTCTGGATTTCCTTTGCGATCGCCGGCCTGGCCGCGCTTTTTGCCGCCCTCTCCTATGCGGAGATGGCAGGTGCCGTCCCGGTATCGGGGTCTAGTTATACCTACACCTACGCCACCATGGGTGAGGGGCTGGCCTGGATCTGTGGTTGGTGCTTGGTGCTTGAATATGCCGTTTCCGTGGCGGCCATCGCCGTGGGTGCCGGTGAATACATCAACGAAATGGCCAACACCATCGGCCTCGATCTGCCCGCGGCGCTGACCAATCCCCCGGGCACCGATGGCGGCGTCTTTAACATCCCCGCACTGGCCATCGTCCTGTTCGCCACGGTTCTGCTGGTGCGCGGCACCAAGGAATCCGCGGTGGTCAACACCGTGCTGGTGCTGATCAAGATCGCCGTGCTAATTTTCTTCATCGTCATCGCGTTCAGCGCCTTCACTTCCTCGAACTTCGACCCGCTGCTGCCCATGGGCACGGCAGGCGTCTCGGCCGCAGCCGCCCGCCTGTTCTTCTCCTACATCGGCTTTGATGCCGCCTCCACGGCCGGCGAGGAAGCAAAAAACCCGCAGCGGGATCTGCCGCGCGCCATCATCCTCTCGATGATCATCATCACCACGCTGTACATCCTGGTGGCGATCACGGCGATCGGCGCCCGCCAGTGGATGTGGTTCGACGGCAAGGAAGCCGCCCTGGTGCAGCTGCTGGAGGAGGTCACCGGCCAAAGCTGGGTGGCCCTGGTCTTTGCCATCGGCGCCGTGTTGGCCATCGTCTCGATTGTGATCACGGTGCTCTACGGACAGACTCGTATCCTGGTGGCCATGAGCCGCGATGGCATGGTCCCGAAGGTGTTCGGCAAAATCTCTGCGCGTAATGGCGCTCCGGTCGCCGGCACCTGGATCACCGGTGGTGTGGTGGCGGTCGTGGCCGGGTTGGTCCCGCTGGGGCAGCTGGCCGACGCCACCTCCATCGGTACGCTCTTCGCGTTCTCGCTGGTGTCCCTCGCGGTGATTTACCTGCGCCGTTCCTCCCCCGAGCTGCCGCGTACCTTCAAGGTGCCGCTGTACCCGGTGACCCCGATCCTGGCGATCATCTTCTGCGTCTACCTGATGCTGAACCTTGGCGTGATCACCTGGGTGGTCTTCGGCCTCTGGATCCTCGTCGGCGCCGCGCTCTACCTGGGCTACGGACGCCGCCACTCGGTGCTGGCCTCCGCGGGTGTCACTACGCGGCGCTAAGTACCGCCGACACCACCATGAGCACCGTGTGCTCTGTGTGAGGTACAAAAATGCCCGGTGGGCAGAACCGTTTTCGGTTCTGCCCACCGGGCATTTGCCTGCCCTAAGTATCCGTAGATCGCGAAGTTGGAGCGGCTGCCGGTGTGCCTATTGCAACGGCTCCAGCGCACGCTTCGAACAATCCGGCCACCCCCCGTTTATTACTCGAAGATTGGCCTAGCAATGACGCCTGCTAAGAGATTCCACGTTTTTCCTGGATTTTCCAGCGACGTCGAAAAATTTGCCAATGTTAATTCCGAATGCAGAGAAATAATCTTGGTTCGTCAGGCACTCAGGCTATGGTTACTTGAATATACAACTTCCTTGGAGGATTCATGAACCACAAGTTTCTAGCTGTCGCTTCGCTTGCGACGCTGCTACTCACCGGCTGCGCAGACACTAACCAGGCCCCCACGGCGCCTGATGTTACTCCGATCGCATCGGGCAGCCCATCTTCCGCATCGACGGAGCCTTCAGCGGCTACGCCAAGCGCTACTGCGGAAACAAGTGATCGCGGAAACTTGATTAAAGTAATTGGTCAACCAGCGGGCACCGTCAATACCGCAGGCGACCAAACTGTGAGCTTTGTTGTAAAGAAAATCGATATGAAGATCAAGTGCAATGCTCCGTATGCAACGAAGGCTGAGAACGGTCATTTGATCGGCATCAAGATGGACGTACAGACGTTCAAGGAGCTCAATGATCCAGACTATCCGGGTATGACTTTCGACGCGCATCCAAGTTCTTGGACATTCATATCCAAAGAAGGAACAACATTCAATGGCGATCTCGGCACATCATCTGCCTTCATGTGCCTCGAAGATGACGATCAATTGCCGAACAGCATCGGGCCAGCTCAGAAGGCCACGGGGTGGATCGTACTTGATGTGCCCGCAACAACTGGCACCCTCATCTTCTCCACGCAGCCAGGCACTGGATGGGAATGGGAGTTAGCAGAAGGTCCTAACGCTTAGCTCTTGATCTTCGCTCAAGCTTGACCTTCGGTGAGTCACAAAAAAGGCCCGGTGGGCAGAACCGTTTGCGGTTCTGTCCACCGGGCTTTTGCCTGCCCGTCAGGGCGGTTAGATCGCCAGGTTGGAGCAGCGTTTAGTAGTAAACGGCGAGCGGGCCGCGCGGGCCGTCAATGACCGTCACAGGGGTCTCAAAGACCCGGGTCAGGACATCGTCGCGCATGATCTCCGCCGGGGTGCCAAACTCAACGACCTTGCCGTTCTTCACCGCGCAGATGTGATCGGCATAGTGGCCGGCAAAATTGATATCGTGCAGCACAATCACGATGGTGCGGCCCAGCTCCTCAGCGGCCCGGCGCAGGTGCGCCATCATCTGCACCGAGTGCGCCATATCCAGGTTGTTTAGCGGCTCATCGAGCAGCACGTACTCGGTATCCTGGGCCAGCACCATCGCCACGTAGGCGCGCTGCCGCTGTCCACCGGAAAGTTCGTCGAGGTATCTTCCCTCCAGCGCACCGAGATCCAGGAAGTCGATGGAGCGCGAAACGATCAGCTCATCCTCCGCGCTCAGCCGGCCCTTGGAATGTGGGAAACGGCCGAAGCCCACCAGCTGCCGCACGGTTAAGCGGGTGACAAAGTGGTTTTCCTGACGCAGGA from Paeniglutamicibacter sp. Y32M11 encodes the following:
- a CDS encoding amino acid permease, which encodes MTTQKIAPGSTRPSLRQQLSARKPIEAFIADAGSGTGGPKLRRSLGLLHLTMISVGATLGTGIFVVLSSAVPLAGPAVWISFAIAGLAALFAALSYAEMAGAVPVSGSSYTYTYATMGEGLAWICGWCLVLEYAVSVAAIAVGAGEYINEMANTIGLDLPAALTNPPGTDGGVFNIPALAIVLFATVLLVRGTKESAVVNTVLVLIKIAVLIFFIVIAFSAFTSSNFDPLLPMGTAGVSAAAARLFFSYIGFDAASTAGEEAKNPQRDLPRAIILSMIIITTLYILVAITAIGARQWMWFDGKEAALVQLLEEVTGQSWVALVFAIGAVLAIVSIVITVLYGQTRILVAMSRDGMVPKVFGKISARNGAPVAGTWITGGVVAVVAGLVPLGQLADATSIGTLFAFSLVSLAVIYLRRSSPELPRTFKVPLYPVTPILAIIFCVYLMLNLGVITWVVFGLWILVGAALYLGYGRRHSVLASAGVTTRR
- a CDS encoding ABC transporter ATP-binding protein, which codes for MITLENVHKKYSNDVAIGPVSISIPAGGITALVGPNGAGKSTLLTMVGRLMGIDEGTISISGFDVASTASKDLAKIVSILRQENHFVTRLTVRQLVGFGRFPHSKGRLSAEDELIVSRSIDFLDLGALEGRYLDELSGGQRQRAYVAMVLAQDTEYVLLDEPLNNLDMAHSVQMMAHLRRAAEELGRTIVIVLHDINFAGHYADHICAVKNGKVVEFGTPAEIMRDDVLTRVFETPVTVIDGPRGPLAVYY